In a genomic window of Lepisosteus oculatus isolate fLepOcu1 chromosome 3, fLepOcu1.hap2, whole genome shotgun sequence:
- the nop53 gene encoding ribosome biogenesis protein NOP53: MAAARRVKRVAATQEGFLNLSPALDGSEPYKRRKKVNKNKKKNWLKYSDIQDVEEFLDDVRLQERATGGLVAEKADDSLFFLDTGDKQKDVKPDTGKTRPLKADLILRPDSHIPPPKDVLSHQQPNAKKLRRISQKAEQLAAKGRLPRKQRLLQKRLGAESKKEEKPGHSCPPQKGFYDLWGDTGAPTEEPWYLEQTKKKPVKRPARLNVKPSALPAIEVVSAGASYNPDFESHQALLLQAHVVEVKRQKEEQHIDRQLAVPQEDKATEETVFQEVVEGLMEDEEEEEAESAGEEEEDNAGTSALSAAGEKKTEKQRKKEKLEREKEKQRKAQREQTERRQQLFRLRSIKTELQRGAQLTAERQERRRAQKERQKFQPRRLGRLKFEAPDLEVQLSTEISSCLRRLKPEGSVLKDRFKSFQKRNLIEPRERAKFKRKHKLKYVEKRAFKEITL; the protein is encoded by the exons ATGGCGGCGGCCAGGAGGGTAAAGCGCGTGGCGGCCACCCAGGAGGGTTTCTTAAATCTGAGCCCGGCTCTGGATGGTTCGGAGCCGTACAAGAGGAGGAAGAAAGTgaacaagaacaagaagaaaAACTGGCTGAAGTACAGCGATATCCAGGACGTGGAGGAGTTTTTGGATGACGTGAGGCTGCAAGAGAGAGCGACAGG GGGACTGGTTGCAGAGAAGGCTGACGACAGTCTGTTCTTCCTGGACACAGGAGACAAGCAGAAAG ATGTGAAGCCGGATACGGGAAAGACTCGGCCCCTGAAGGCTGACCTGATCCTGCGGCCGGATTCCCACATCCCCCCACCCAAAGA TGTGCTGTCACACCAGCAGCCCAACGCCAAGAAGCTGCGCCGGATCTCCCAGAAGGCCGAGCAGCTGGCCGCTAAGGGCAGGCTGCCACGGAAACAGAGGCTGCTGCAGAAGAGGCTGGGTGCCGAAAGCAAGAAAGAGGAGAAGCCAGGCCACAGCTGCCCCCCGCAGAAAGGCTTCTATGATCTGTGGGGCGACACAG GGGCACCCACAGAAGAGCCCTGGTACTTGGAGCAAACCAAGAAGAAGCCAGTGAAA CGTCCCGCCAGGCTCAACGTGAAGCCTTCGGCACTTCCAGCCATAGAGGTTGTTTCTGCGGGAGCTTCCTACAATCCCGACTTTGAATCCCACCAG GCCCTGCTGCTCCAGGCCCACGTGGTGGAGGTCAAGAGGCAGAAGGAGGAGCAGCACATTGACAGGCAGCTGGCCGTTCCCCAGGAAGACAAAGCCACAGAG GAGACAGTCTTTCAGGAAGTGGTGGAAGGCTTGATGGAGGatgaggaggaagaagaggcaGAGTCAGCtggcgaggaagaggaggacaaTGCAGGCACTTCGGCGCTGAGCGCTGCAGGAGAGAAGAAAACGGAGAAACAGAGAAAGaaggagaagctggagagggagAAG GAGAAGCAGCGGAAAGCCCAGCGGGAGCAGACGGAGAGGCGGCAGCAGCTCTTCAGGCTGCGCTCCATCAAGACGGAGCTGCAGAGGGGGGCCCAGCTGACAGCCGAGCGACAGGAGCGCCGCAGAGCCCAGAAGGAGAGGCAGAAGTTCCAGCCCCGCCGGCTGGGGAGGCTCAA GTTCGAGGCCCCAGACCTGGAGGTGCAGCTGAGTACCGAGATCTCCAGCTGTCTGCGCAGACTCAAG CCAGAGGGCAGTGTCCTCAAGGACAGATTCAAGAGCTTTCAGAAGAGGAACCTGATCGAACCCAGAGAGCGAGCCAA GTTCAAGAGGAAGCACAAACTCAAATACGTGGAGAAGAGAGCCTTCAAGGAAATCAC GCTGTAG